In Thermoplasmata archaeon, the genomic window AATTGTAAATTATAGCATCGTAATATCCAATGCTATTTTAGAATATGGATTGTCGGCTAATTCTTGCATTAATTGGTCCAGATATCTTACATAAAGATTGACGATTCAACCCTTGTTAAGTGTGGCTCATTCCAAAGAGATTTCAGGAATGCAGATGGTTCTCCGAGACGGGAGAAAGTTCTATTAGATTTAGAAAAGTTAGACGAGGAGATAATTTATTGTTTTGATTATAATACAAACCTTGCGAATTTTACATCTACCTATGAATAAAAATGTAAAAGTGAAGTAAGAAATTTGCATCCTTCACACAATCGTAGTTGCAATCAGCTTCTCCTCAAGTTTCTTGTAAAAATCAGTTTCAAATCTGATGAATTCTGCATCTCTGGTGGAACGGTGGATTTTCACTGTGGAACCTGGCTTCATTTTCACCTCTTCCTGTCCATCCACAACAACAACACAGGGCTTCTCGCTCGCTGGGAGTTTCACCTCCACACGGCTTGTTGCTGGCACAACATAAGGTCTTATTGACATCTTGAAAGGAGCAAGAGGCACAATCACAATTGCTTCCACTCTTGGGTCTACAATAGGCGAACCAGCACTCATTGCGTATGATGTAGAGCCAGTAGGTGTAGAGACAATGATGCCATCTGCCCTCACCTTTTGAATTGGTGTATCATCCACATGGATTTCAAATGCCCTCATTTTTGAAACCTGGGAAGTGTGAATTACCACCTCGTTTAAAGCATCTGGTAGATTTGCATCATCAATTTTTGCAGCAACCCGCATCCTTCGTTCCACTATGTATTTCTGGGTGAGCAAACGGGCTATTCCTTCCTTGATTTCAGATGCCTTTATTTCCGTCAAAAAGCCCAACACGCCTGCGTTAATGCCAAAAATCTTAGCGTTTGTGCGATGCAATGCCCTGAGAATTGTGCCATCGCCTCCAATTGTAATCAAGATGTCGATCCCTGCTTCCTCTATTCTTA contains:
- a CDS encoding NAD(+)/NADH kinase, with product MKYGLLFNPNVKNALEYARQVYSLLEKEHIVVDDECAELMGKVGVRIEEAGIDILITIGGDGTILRALHRTNAKIFGINAGVLGFLTEIKASEIKEGIARLLTQKYIVERRMRVAAKIDDANLPDALNEVVIHTSQVSKMRAFEIHVDDTPIQKVRADGIIVSTPTGSTSYAMSAGSPIVDPRVEAIVIVPLAPFKMSIRPYVVPATSRVEVKLPASEKPCVVVVDGQEEVKMKPGSTVKIHRSTRDAEFIRFETDFYKKLEEKLIATTIV